TCATAAAGACTGGACGTACCTTAACTGCTATGTGAACTTTGTGCAGGCAACTCCAGGATGGATCCTCAAAACATAGCTGCCACTACCTCTAAAGAGCCAACTAACCAGGGTTTCCATGtaccttctctttcttcttgtcTTCATTGCGCAGgacttcttcctctgcctctggtccctcttcctcctcctcctcctcttcccgctCAGGCGGCTCATCCAGATGCCCATTCAAATAATCCTCCAGGTGTCCGATCTTCTTCCCTTTCAGGATGATCTTGCCCTTCAGTTCCTGCATGGCGACACAGGGTGGGTCATATCAGGGCAGACATGGTGGTGCTTTGAGTTCAGGCGATGGGGAAGGGCCTCTAGCAACACCAGCTGAGCCAGGCTGTCCTGTAAAACTCTGCCTTTTCCCACAAGTATGACAGCCTCTTAAATATTCTCACAGCAAACATCCTGCTCAGTTAAAGGTCCCCTGATGCCATTTTACTCAATCTTTCACCATGATTTTAACAAAGTGTCCCAATACTTCTCTCTCCAATAGCTCTGCTCCTCCAGTGCTCCTTTCGGCCTTTAATTCTCTTCTTGAAGTTCCCCTTAGTGGTTCTGACAAAAAATGCTTTCATTCCCACAATAGCTACTTTGGAACCCCCTCCAGACCCTTCATCTGCCTTAACCTTCACCCCTCACTTCTGGTTCCTCCCCTTCCTATGGCCATCATTTTAATACTTCAGACTAATACATAAAAGAATTTGGGTCACCTGAGTGTTAACATAAGAGTCCTAGGATTGCAATCAAGCTCTGTAAGCCCAGGTTAAGGAAAGACAATTGACAACACCATGTCCCCACCTCTGGTGAAGGCAACTGCACTGGGACACGTCCATCTATGGTGGTGGTGAGGAGCTGCTCTCCCAGAATCCCCTTCAGCTGCTGGGCCATGATGTCCTGCTGCTCTATGCTGCAGTGGTTCTCAAGAGACAGGATAATGGGGTATTTAGAAGCCTGGGAGAATGGAGACATAAGAAGTTAGAGGCAGTAATAGCCCTAAAGTGTGGGAGGTTGAAGGTGGAGTCTGATGACATAATGAGGGGAATGGAACGGTTTGAGGGATAGCGAGCCACCTTTAACTCAGGATTCCTGGAGACCAGACAAGTAGGATAGAGGGAAATGAAGCCACTGCTAGGATGTGGCAAAACTATGGAACCACAGACATTTGAAACAACAAGAAGGAAAGATGGTGTGCCCTGTTTAAATCTAAAAAAGGGAGGGGTTTGGGGACAACTGGAACTAAAATTAGGCTCTCACAACTTTGATGTTCTGTCTGGAGGATGGGGGAATTTAATCAAAAgcaacaccttgaatttggctgGATAACCAATCAGCAGCCTTCACAATTCCACCCTACTGACCCCATCCCTTGTGGCAAAAAGTCCAACCTACCCGGAAGGCATATTTATCGAGGGTTGTCACAACTTCCCAGAAGGGGATCTTAGAGGTGAAGGTATGGCCATGGTAGACAATGGGCTCCCCATTAGGTCCGTCCCAACAGTCCACCTCTAGGCACCGGCAGCCCCGCTTCAGAGCCCTGCAGAGGAAAAGAAGGCAATTCATGAGCCCTTCCTAGCCTCTCGGTTTGTGAGCAGCACCTTTTGCTGCTAGCTTGaaacatgggggtgggggaatcactTTTTACAATGCCAAATCCTTTGAGGCAAAAAGGCTCTCAGGTCATACTTTGCCTGTGATTGCCTGAAACCAGCAATGGTTGGGGGCATTCAAGCTCAGTGCTTGAATATTAAACTGGAGCGGGTGAAGACTGAGGTAATATAAAaggagaggtttgagtgggtccCTGAGATAAAGGGTGAGATCCCAGCTTCCTTCCAACTTCATCACTGAAATGACAGGTGCACACACCAGCAAATCAAAGAATATCAAATGCTGGGTCACCTACTAGTTTTCCCTTCTCACCAGGGTTCAGCTGGggtagtgtttgtttttttaagtgctgcATGAATTTTCATGCATTTTATCCATTTATTAATCACCTTATTATTTCAAAATGGGGACTTCTGAAACTACAAAACTGCTCCAGGGATTGAAGGGTCTTGGCAACATTACAGCAATGGGTGCAGAAGCCAGTCAGCACTATATTCTACTTGAAACTTGCGGAACCATTTTTCAGAGGAAATAATAAGTAGCATTTCCAGCTCAGCCCCTCCACTCTGTACACATTACATCCATCTTCACTCTAACATTGTGGATAACATGAAAATGTGGGTACCTTTTTGTGAGCCCAtaattcacacttttcaaaacaatacacaaactgaaacatagtgcttctttgaaattcacatatctctgaattttgcagtgcagttctccaaccatgtaatgtgtacaaaaatgtaaagTAAGCATAAAAACGCATATGTTCATGAAAATAGCACACCAAGATGCATTATAGTAAggaaagttgctttgcaaaaagttagattaggcaaaattgtatacaaaatGTATATTGGAAGAAATcatcactaaaatgctgatagatTTTCATGAagacacttaaaaaacaaacaaatgcaaactgatgtggaaatatgatgTGGAACTGAACTTTAAAAAGAGGAATTGGGAGAAATTGACAGATCTATGCATGAGGTTCACCAGTGTGTGAAGCAATTCCAGTCAATGTTTTATAAAAAGCTGAGGAGATCTGGGGGCTAGGCCTTGAGATGCAGATTTCTGGTAGGCTTTTCATGTATTTGAGTTTGCTTAACATGTATTTGAGTTTGCTCTATATCAAGTGGTTTGGTCACCAAGCTTTGTGTAAAGAGCACATCTTACAGAGGTCATAATTGTGAAAGGTATCTTGTGAGTGGCTTTGTTATGGAAGTGAGTCAACTGCCTTTCGATTGCGATCACCTGATATATCCCTCCACGCTGCTTTGTCCTCTCAGCTGGTCCTCCATCAGGTATGTGTTGTGGGAGGAGGAGATAAAGTAATGGCAGAGGGGCTGAGACATATCCTGAAAGACCGTCCTGTGCTCAGGGTTGAAGATGGAGCCATCGGGTGAGCAGAGATACATGAGGAACCCATCAATGCTCAGAATGTGGCGAGCCTTGGCTGTGGGAAGAGAGAGCCAGTTGGAGAACAATACTGAGGAGGAATTAGCctctgaaaaaaacaaaagacactGAACTGGACAAAGCCCGTGAAAGAGGAGCCTTTGGAGTGCTGGGGGAAAGCATCAGTTTCTATGGCAATAGGTGTCATGAAACTGATACAGGTGGTGATAAGTGCTTTGTGGAGATCTAGTGGGACAAGAGAGACACACAGATACCCTCTCCCCCTCAATGCCTGGGAGCTCCTATTCTGAGAGAGGATTTGGCACTATTCGAGGGCCAACCTGTGCTGGCACTTGTCCAGGTTGTGGGCCCGCcagctctcccccctcctccacccccaccctgccaaCCTGTCTCAGACGGCTCATATCTGTCAATCATCTCCATGGCGAGCTCATCAATGCCAGCCCCCTCCATCTGCTCCTGTTGCAAGAAGTCCACAAACTCCAACAGTGTCAGCTTTTTGCCATCCTCGGAGTACTCCTGGAACAACTCGAGCACCTCGTCCCGCTGAGTCAGTGCTTTGTAGAAGAGCACAAACTCCTCCCCCTCCAGTGTACCTGTCTCTGATTTGTCGGCCATCTGCAAGGAATGGAAGGGTCTCTGACCAAGGGGGCCCTTTGCGCAGAAAGAAGAACATTGCGATAAAAGCAATGGGGTGAGGCAGAGCCAGCCAGTGTGAGGCCGTCTAGAtggcttggactacaactccaacctGTCAGCTTGGCCAGTGGTTGAAGGATGGTGATGGGAGTTTGtagtctgcaacatctggaggataccacaTTGGCTACACAGAGCATACAGGATGAGAGGTTTACTCATGAGGATTCTTGAGAtacaccgctgctgctgctgctgctgctgctacagcacTAAATGTGCCCTAGCTGATGCACAGTACATCATAGCCATGTGGTCCTTGCCCAAGGAGCTTTAAACTACCATAAAATGACTAGATGGAGGCAGGAGTAGTAAAGGGTCAGGGATTAAATGAAGAGTGTGGGTAGGATGGGGGGCAGCTTCTGGATCTGGGATGATCCACCACTGCTCTTGCCAGTGTCTATTGTCAGCCCCCACTGGGATCAACATGATAGAGATACTTGAGGATGCCATAAGATGTCTCTGCAGGTGACCTGCAGTGATTTCTGTACTATATCACTGAGTTTGACTAGACAACAGACAACACACAGAGATGGGCAAGGAGCCACAGCCAGGTGGATGATGCTTTGATGGAGAGATATAATGACACTGGACAACAGAATAGCCAGGTTTGGGGGCACAGCGTGTAAGCAAAGAAAAACAGAAGTGAATATATGTGCACTAGAGTGTATCATGGGTGGAAATGAGGTGCTGTAGTCTTTTGAAGAGCAAGCTCAGGGATTTCCCTATGCAACCCAGTACCGTATCTTCCCCACCAAAGCACCCAAATTTACTTGGAAGAGCCGGAAGGCATGGTCTTCATTCATAGCCACGTTCATCATCCTGAGCAAGTGCTGCACCTCCTTGAAATTCATACGTCCATCCTTGTCCTTATCAGCTTTCATGAACCAGTCACAGATCCATGTGCAGCCCAAGACATGGGTCAAGGAAAACAGTCTCATAGTGGCCGAGCAAAGCTAAGTCTTCAAAACTAGCCATAGCGCAAAAGAACACTCTAGTGTTGCTCAGCCAAGATGCTTTGAGAAACGTGTGTGTGGACTGCTCATCAGCCTAATCCCTAGAATTTGGCAACTATTAACAATTGCATCTTGTTTAATTTTCATAAGACTAAGCCCTTCATTCAAAATGTTACCTATTTATTGGCCAATTCATTTATGTATTATTCTCCATTTAAAATCACATAGTAGTTCACAGCAGAAATCAATAAAATACTACAACTTGCACCACCTTCCCCCCCCATACATTCTATTCAGAATCTGTTATTTGCAGTTTTGCATGACTTCAAGTAGTGTTTATAAAGAGAGGAAGAGCCAGAACCAAAGCAGACTGGAACAATGGGCAGTTCAGGCAAGATATGGGTGAAGAAAGGTAGGTTCATTGCAGGAAGAGGGACACGGTGTGACTGCAGAAGTAATGAATTGATAGGGAAGCACCACAAAAGAGATAGTGGAGACAGCTGAAGCTGTGAAGGACAGGAGAGAAAGAGATCTAAGTGTCAGCAATTGAAGACAGGAAATTACCTTATGTCAGGTCAGACCCACTGGCACTCTAGTTCAGGATCATTTACATGGGCTGaaagcagctgtccaggatttaaGGCAGGAGTATTTGCTAGtgctacctggagacaccagaaaTTGAACCCAgtatttctgtgtgcaaagcttGTGCTCTGCTACCAAGCTACAGTTGATATCAACCTCATATTTGATATGAATCGTGGGTCGTATCTCCAGCATAGGAGAACAAATACAAAGTTGAGCTCCTGAGGTTAGCTTTTACAGGCATGGAAATGGACAGTCAATAATTCAACATAAGGATATTGATCCATCTTCTCCTTCTGGTCCATGTTAGTGACAATCTCCACAAGGCGCCGCAGGCCTTGGATCCAGCACTGAGCTTCCTCCGCTGAGCTGGCAATTAGGTCTAGATTGTTACGGCGTCCATGGAAGACGACCGTGAAGCAGCATTCGGCTGGGAACTCCTCCGCTAGACTTTGCAGGACCTCTGATTGGTGTCCCTCACGAACAGTCTCCACATCACTCACTGAGACTTGGGAGAGAGGGATAATCACCAAGAAACATCAGCCTTCATGCAAAGGTTAGAGCTTAAGATACAAAATTAGATGCTTGCTTCTTAGGTTGGGCCCCGCAcgatacagcagcagcagcattacctAGCATTTATCTATTCACATATTCAGCTTATTTAATCTGTCTGTCTGCCTATTCACCCAACTCTTTACTAGAGGTTATATCCAAAGCAGCACTACGTGAAGATGCCATCAGCACAAGAATTTCAGCTTGTGCAGTGGAACCCTCTCCACTTCTTCTCCCCCTGTGCATGCTCCCTAAATACATTCTaggggttttccccaaccctctggaacttATTTTGTGGGGCGCAGGACCCACATTGGGGGAGCAATGGGGTGtgccctgttgcacaagtggaaatcctagCACTGATGAGATGTGGTAatgggcttaaccgtccaggggtcctttacctttaccttagttgaACAACCCCGTAAGAGCatagaaatctgccttatactgagtcaactCATTGATCCATTTAGGCCTGTATTGCCTATATTGGCTCACCAGGATTTCAGACGGGGTCTTTTCCCAGTCCAatttagagatgctggggattgacccTAGGATTTTCTGTGTCAAAGGCAGATTTTTCTGTCACTGAACTACAAGCCCTTCCTATCCTGTCCTGAGCTACTGTGCTGTCACAGAGTTTTGACCTCCGCAGATCAAAGGGGAAGAGATGAAAAAGCATTTTATTGGATCAATTAATGTTGGGACATAATGTACATCCAGCATAAACTGATGGCGGAAGACATCTCAAAGGAGGTTGTGGGCAAGATAGTTTCACCCAGTGGACCATTAGCCTGGAGAAGTTCCAGCAGCAGGGTGAGCGTTCACAGAATCTCCAAGAGAAAATTAAACATCTCTGTGGATGACAGAATGAAAACATCCAGTACTAGAACAGATTATGCAACAAACAGAGGGAAGATGCACAACTTCCGGCACTCAAGATTAATCCAAATATAGTATATTCTCTTCCAGCCAAACATATTTTAGTGACCAAGGTGGAAAATCTAAATTGCACCACATGCATAAAAACTTCAATTAAATTAGCTGGCAATTTGATGTCCAATACCTGCTGCCTGAGGTCATCACCTCACTTAGCTTTGTGACAGGATCAGTCCCACTTCAAGTGTCACCATATATGAAAGTCAGGCTCAATACACCATGCCCAATGCTCTTTTAGTTTTTAGATAGGCACATCTAAAATGCCCCTTGCAAGACATTCAGAACAGAACATGCACATATGCAGATGCACACAAACATTTCCCTTTGTAGTACACATTGTGATGATCTGTTGCTGGATATCAGATGATGACAGGGACTTGCAAGTAAGTATTGGCAACAGCTGGATGGAGAAgaagtgtgtgtgcttgtgtgtgtgtgtgtgtgtgtgtgtgtgtgcgcacgcacacgaAAGAAAGAGAAGTCATATTAGATGTCAGACATTACTTGCAGTTATAATAAGTATATAAGAAGCCGTATGTTGAACCAAAGGTAAAATGTTCTGGAAAGCATGCAAACACCATCTTGGTAGTTGAGATAACCCTAAACTAATTGGTAGTTGTTGCAAGAATGAGCTCAAGTGTGTTTACATCCACTTGCTTTGATGTATACTAAGTGGCTTGCGTCGATGCTATGCTTATATGTGAACCTTGGGACGCTGGGCTCTAGCCCCTGAGAGGGGAGAAGCCTTGGATAGCTGCCACCCATGGCCTCACTGGCCAGGTGTGATGGGAGCTTCTGAGTAAACTGATGTATGTTGTTTTgtacatcttaaggcagccctgttcagggaagtttttaatatgtaacgctgtactgtttttaacactgattgggagccgcccagagtggctggggaaactcagccagatgggcggggtataaataataaattattattatattattattattataaaggatGTCTACATGTTTGCTTGGGTGCGGACAAGCCATCGCCTTGCTGCAGTGTCCATTCTGCATCTGTAAAGGCTGGGAGACCTGGCAGGCTGATTTGCTGTAAGTCTACACCTTcttttaataaagcactagaactgatcACTCTGGCATtttttgacatccttctttggtatccctgcaACCAACCACTCCCACAAGCTTTTCTTTCGGCTGGTGGATCAGGACGAGCAGTTCTTGCCAAGAGATTGAAGGTGGGCCTGAGGGTCAGATCCAATTGTATTGTTCCCAGAACATCCTGTTGGCACCCCATGACATCAAGAGTCAGAGTTTTTACACCCCAGTCTGAAATTCaatctaaatttgcatctaaatTAGCATTTATGTTATGGGCCTGTTCCCTGAATCTCTTAAATACCTAGCAGTACTCCTGTACTGCTGCAGctcagcactttttaaaaatcaagctaAGTAGTCTTTTGGCTTGGAATTGTGTGATTTTTGCATTCTGATCTCTTCCAATGACTGGTGTTGCCAGACTGTCATTAAACAGTTTCATGTGGGGGCTTCTGCAATCTGGACATGCTCCAACCCTTATGAAAGGATCCCCACATTATGCTATATGCTTGCCTGAAAGTGCAAACTCAAAGACAAGGTGACATGGAAACCAGCCTTGCTAACCACCATTCAGAGCAGGGAGTGGAACTCACAGGCAGACTTGGCTTTGCCAGACATCTTGGATTTGTACCAGACAGTCATGCAGTCATCCTGCAGCATGAAGTACCGGGGTTTCTTCCAGTTCTTGGACTTCACCTTGCGCATCATTGTCCCCTGTTGCATCTGCTCCAGGTTCTCATCCAGCTGAAGGCCTGAGCAGGAGATTGAGGGGACTGCATTTCACATCAGAGAGTGAGTGAGGGCCACTGCCCACCCAGGATGGGGAACACAAGGAATATTTGTTTGTGTTTAAGCATACAGATAAGGAACAGAAACTGACCCTATAGAGATGGGATGCCAAATTCAAGATAGAAAGACCCAGCTTCTGGAGGAAACATTATGCTCTGAATGAAACAGCCATTCCATAGCATCCTTCTAAGCAGCCTACCCCAACCTGGTTCCCTttggttgttgttggactacaattcccatcatccctgtccattggagatggagtccaacaagatctagaaggcaccaggttgggaaatgctGCTGTAGGGCAAACATATTGATTCTACATTCAGATCTCCTTTTTGCTTCCAGCAGCAGTAGTCACAACTTGCCAGGTCCCCTATATTTCTCCCTTGGACCTGGAGGCTGTGTGGGATGTATTATtactagagcagtcaagtacaacattttccttttgtctagaatggacacacagagggatgtggctccagacagggagaacttcctgtcatacctgctctggagcttcccccccccctgtgtgtgaccaggtagatgggcgtgagTGACCCTAGCTGACCAGATAAAAGGGCTGGTCATGCAACCATCTCACTCTTACCTTCTTACTCTtgctggctcttagccagcacaTGGCTCAACCCACATAggatggagcccacaagcagaaagtcTAAGATGTAGCTCAGACGTCTTTTCACTGTAACCACaggataaagcctgccttcagattactaccgtgaactgaatgtgagtaaaattTTATTCTTACTTTTAATGAAGACTctgttgtgttattattattttaagagggaaataaaggggaaacttaccaggaacaatccagactggattgcttaattaaaggattctaaTGAATCATCAACTTACTTCTGATAAGTTGCAAAAGGAATGTTGCTCTGCTGtttactcactagcgtgagtgaggagggataatatcaaaacaatatattctctcctaccttccttaacattcccacagggAGAGGATGAGCAAGTGAGCAAGCACCACTGATGGCTTCAAGGGCTGTCACTGGGGGAAGATCTGTGGATGGCATCTTGCCGAAGGCcacccaaaacctggaagtagcaATCTAGAGGTTCCCTGGAGACTCAGGAGAATACTCACGGACACTGTAGAGAACTGAAGTCATGGTTCTTCTTCCCGTGGGTTGGCACAACAATCACCTAGAACACAAGAGGGTCAATTGGTTTCAGAATTGCCATATCCCGTAATTTGACCTAGTACTTTCTGAAGACTCAGTATCTGATTTATTTTCTGATGTTTTGCATAAGCAATTCTAGTCCCACAATCATACAGAAGTGCCTTTTTATCCTTAATCGCCTTATCAGTCCTTTGACAGAAGTCACAAAAATATCTTAAGGTCAAGAAATTATATctggtaaaaaaaaggggggttatttgttgctgctgctaggaTTTATTTCCACAACCTCTTAGCATTACCATTAGCAGTGATAAAAATATATGTTCTCTCTTCATAGCACTTCAGGAAAATATCAGAATAAGCACCCTCATTTTGATGCAGTTTTCTCTCAGACATGGAGCCGCTGTGTACTTATCTGTGTGGTTCCACATATGTTTTCATACTTGCAATGATGTATCTTTTAGAAAATTTCCATTAAATTTCATGGTACATCCTGGTTGATCCGTCTTAATGCTCAATGTAATACAAAAAAGTCTGGGATAATGATTTCTTAGGTTTGTCGACTAAGACTTGTTCTAACTGGGTCAGTGATCAAAGGTTTCTTTACTTTGCTAACCCATTAATACAAAAAGTGCCTGGTTTCAAAAtactgggagagggagagagagtgacAGGCCAAAGCACCAccagtgaccaatcagatgcctatattggaagcccacaaacaggaactTCCCCTCCATCCACCAAGTTTTTATTAGGACTGCAGCACACAAAGAGAGAAGGTTTAACCTTTTCCTCCACAGCtacaattttaattaaaatagcCCTCAACCACAGCAattagctttttttgggggggggggtttgctccACTAGGGCACCTTCTGTCTGGATCTCAGCTGGAAACAAGACCAGCTCTCTTTCAATGCAGAAAACCTTCCCAACCCTATCAGAAAGAGATTTTTACTGGCCACTGGCCACTAGATGAATGGCCTGTTTTAACATCTGTAGTTTTAAAAATGGGCAGCACATTTACCTATTTAATCCCTTTCAAACTCCAAAGCAATTTAGAGAAGGAGAATGCTATCCTTTTTACAAAggctttcttttttgcaaattcCAAACAGGTGGCTATGCTAGTCTGAGGGCAGCAAAATAAGAGTCTTGCGGCAGCTTAAAAAGTAACACATTTATAATGACATAAGCTCTTGTGGACCACAGTCTACTTCCATCACATGCATCCATGAAAACTCATGCCAtaactcttctttctttctttctttctttctttctttctttctttctttctttcctctgtctctgtctctgtctctgtctcaaaAAATGCACTTCTTAGTCCCCCAAGCAACAGAATGTTCCAGGACAGTCTTTCATGGGGTCTGTTTCCTTGTGAGGAGTGAATAACTGGAGGCACAAAAAACCAAAATGCTAATTTAAAAGTACAGCAGGACAATTGGCAAACATGCAAGGAATACTAATTCCCAAAACAGCACCAGTCCACCAAAGCAACAGCATCTGCCCAAAATTACTCCATAACAGCCAGTGGCAAAATCCTTTTTCTCTTGCTAAATACAAAgcttaaaaattgtttttttttcagGCCCTACAGAGCAAAACATAACCCAAATCCCTGTAGATGGAAGTAGTCACCAGCCATCAAGGGCcattgaagtaccgtattttttgcaccataacactcacttttttcctcctagaaagtaaggggaaatgtctgtgcgtgttatggagcgaatgcctgcgggtggcggggggatctgctgcagtcgtgagcagaggatccatggttccccttcctttcctcctccgtggttacaaagcatggatccacatggatcctcaggatttttgcattgggctactccaaactcactgtcagatcacatgtctgtggccacagcatgaaccacaaaaatcatatatccactatttcgtttcgaatattttttttcttgttttcctcctctaaaaactacgtgcgtgttatggtctggtgcgtgttatagagcgaaaaatacggtaagtgcttTCCGCCATCAAGCACTACAACAGCCTGGAAAAAAACCCAGTTATGCATATGTAAAGAGTTCATTTGAGAAGCTGAAAGATACTTCAAACAAACGATAGAGTCTAGAGAGGGCACACATTTGAGCAATCTTAACAGTTGCCTGGGATGTAGGGAAGGAGATGATCCAAGGAATACATGAAAGCAAATTTTCCATCAAAACAATGAACTGGGAAAACCAAATGCTTTACCCTGGAGTTGGGggtggaaagaaaataaaattcttCAGCTGCTGAATAGACAACAGAGAGCAATTGGGAAGGATCTCAATCATGGCAGAAAGCTCTGGTTATTTGCTTTTCCTATATAATTTGGCAAAGTGCATGTCCAATCATTCCAATAATGTACCACTTCATTAAATTAGACTGAGGAACAGGCTTCCTGCAGTATCTTTCATTAAGGTAATCAAGGAACTGCAGAATCAAAAAGACTAGCTGTGTTAGTTTGGTAGAGCACAAACAGCAAAGTGTTTTGTGGCTCCTTCAAGGCCAACACATTTACTAGCTTTTGTGCACCAGAGTCTGCTTTTGTCAGAAGCCTGAAGGGTAATTCTGAGACGTAAGACCACCCTGTGACCTCTGGAACTGGCCTGAGACCtctaggtatagggcggtatataaattcaataaataataatcatcatcatcctgaaTTAGCAAGTGTACTCTGGGAAGAAGAGATGTACAGGAGTGAGTTCAGACAGAACTGAAATGCAAAAAGAACAGGCAGTAATGTTTACCTAAAAGCAAAATAGTTACAGTGTCCAATTAACAGGGCAGTACTGGTAGTAAGACTAATGTTTTGTCATTGATAAGCTAATGAACCCATGTAGTGTGATGTCAAAACAAAATCAAGCCTACAATCTGGATTCAAGCCGCACGTGGCTTGAATTAATTGCCTGATAAATTGTAATTCAGCAGTTTCCTGGCAGAATTTCGTTTGAAGTCCATGTTCATACTTTATTCCAGCTTGATGCCGCTTTTGCTTATTATTGGCATTTCAAGAAAGGATGAGAAGTGGGCGGGGACTGCGTCTCTGGAAATAAATTTGACCCTTGGTGGTGACCCCTCTTTAAATGCTGAACCTTTCTCCTCCTAATGTACCTCGGAGGCGTTTTTTTGTATCCTCTCAAAAATGGGCTCTTAGGCAAACAAGGTGCACTGGGGTATCAAAATTATGGGTGTGCATTTAATGGAACGAAGCAGCTGACTTCTGGGAAGAGGTAAAAGTCTGTAGAACATGCAGTCCTTTCCCCTGCATGACGGCGAAAGGCAAGTGCAATGCTTTGCCATGAGAAATCATCATCTCCATGCATAAGCTCATTCTTTCCCATTGCAAAGCCAATCTGTCTTCCCCAAGGAGATGGCTATCCAGAGAGAAAGGACAGAAAAGGATATGAACCTTGAAGAAAGCCCGTGAACATGCGATCTTTGTGCAATGTGACAGCTGTGAGCTGACGCTGACCTTGAAACAGCTCAAGCAACAAATTATAGACCATGTCAGGATTTGCAAGTAGCACCCTAGGAGCACACTGGCTGACAAAAGTAGGTTAAATTAATGTTAGTTTCTCTTCTTATTTTCCCATGCCTTGTCCAAGGTGCTTTGTAATCATTACTCTTAATAATTTACATAACACTTTTCATGTACAAAAGTGTACCacagtattttaaa
The nucleotide sequence above comes from Podarcis raffonei isolate rPodRaf1 chromosome 1, rPodRaf1.pri, whole genome shotgun sequence. Encoded proteins:
- the PLCD4 gene encoding 1-phosphatidylinositol 4,5-bisphosphate phosphodiesterase delta-4, translated to MTSVLYSVRLQLDENLEQMQQGTMMRKVKSKNWKKPRYFMLQDDCMTVWYKSKMSGKAKSAFSVSDVETVREGHQSEVLQSLAEEFPAECCFTVVFHGRRNNLDLIASSAEEAQCWIQGLRRLVEIVTNMDQKEKMDQWICDWFMKADKDKDGRMNFKEVQHLLRMMNVAMNEDHAFRLFQMADKSETGTLEGEEFVLFYKALTQRDEVLELFQEYSEDGKKLTLLEFVDFLQQEQMEGAGIDELAMEMIDRYEPSETAKARHILSIDGFLMYLCSPDGSIFNPEHRTVFQDMSQPLCHYFISSSHNTYLMEDQLRGQSSVEGYIRALKRGCRCLEVDCWDGPNGEPIVYHGHTFTSKIPFWEVVTTLDKYAFRASKYPIILSLENHCSIEQQDIMAQQLKGILGEQLLTTTIDGRVPVQLPSPEELKGKIILKGKKIGHLEDYLNGHLDEPPEREEEEEEEEGPEAEEEVLRNEDKKKEKKAKQSLSQELSDCIVYCKSVPFHSFQHSRSHYKSYEMSSFAESKARKLIREAGNDFIRHNAWQLTRIFPSGLRTDSSNYNPQAMWNVGCQLVALNFQTAGTEMDLCDGLFSKNGRCGYVLKPSFMKDPETAFSPENPQSRENGSPLNIAIKIISGQQLPKMPNSKEGSIIDPLVRVEIHGIPADSAKQETKYIDDNGFNPQWNEAFQFQVWVPELALLRFVVEDYDKASRNDFVGQYTLPLTSVKAGYRHIHLLSKDGTGIPPASLFVHIRIRELSTESD